A genomic region of Aquificaceae bacterium contains the following coding sequences:
- the cfiA gene encoding 2-oxoglutarate carboxylase large subunit: MQTMEILEEIQEQLKQLERSGFRKKILITDLTPRDGQQCKLATRVRTDDLLPLCEKLDKVGFYAVEVWGGATYDVCLRYLKEDPWERLRRIKEVMPNTKLQMLFRGQNIVGYRPKSDKLVYKFVERAIANGITVFRVFDALNDNRNIKTAVKAIKEFGGEAHAEISYTKSPVHTIDKWVEYALEIAEMGADWLSFKDATGIIMPFETYIIIKRIKEATGGKLPVLLHNHDMSGTAIVNHMMAILAGVDMVDTVLSPLAFGSSHPATESVVAMLEGTPFDTGLDLRKIEECAEIAKQIRRKYKKYETEYAGVNAKVLIHKIPGGMISNMVAQLIEANAIDKIEEALAEVPNVERDLGYPPLLTPSSQIVGVQAVLNVISGERYKVITKEVRDYVEGKYGKPPGPISKELVEKILGPGKEPDFSVRAADLADPNDWDKAYEETKSLLGREPTDEEVLLYALFPMQAKDFFIAREKGELVPEPIEELAETTEVKPGTVPGAAPVEFEVIYHGEKFKVKVEGVSAHTEPGKPRKYYIRVDGRLEEVQLMPQLEAVPSGGVPQAVTQAEAKGIPKASQPGDATAPMPGRVVRILVEEGQPVNEGQTVAIVEAMKMENEIHAPITGIVKKIFVKPGDNVTPDDALLRIEPVKPEGDTYG, from the coding sequence ATGCAGACCATGGAGATATTGGAAGAAATTCAAGAACAGCTAAAGCAGTTGGAGAGGTCTGGCTTTAGGAAAAAGATACTTATCACAGACCTCACACCGAGGGATGGTCAGCAGTGTAAGCTTGCCACCCGTGTAAGGACCGATGACCTTCTGCCTCTGTGCGAAAAGTTGGACAAGGTAGGCTTTTATGCGGTTGAGGTTTGGGGTGGTGCCACTTACGACGTGTGCCTTAGATATCTCAAGGAAGACCCGTGGGAGAGACTGAGACGTATTAAGGAGGTTATGCCAAACACAAAACTTCAGATGCTCTTTAGGGGTCAAAACATTGTGGGATACAGACCTAAATCCGACAAGCTGGTTTACAAGTTTGTAGAGAGGGCTATAGCGAATGGTATAACTGTTTTTAGGGTTTTTGATGCTCTTAACGACAACAGGAACATAAAAACTGCGGTTAAGGCTATAAAGGAGTTCGGCGGGGAAGCCCATGCGGAAATAAGCTACACAAAAAGTCCCGTCCATACTATAGACAAGTGGGTAGAGTATGCGCTTGAGATAGCGGAGATGGGTGCGGACTGGTTATCCTTCAAGGATGCTACAGGCATTATAATGCCCTTTGAAACCTACATCATAATAAAAAGGATAAAGGAAGCAACCGGTGGAAAATTGCCCGTGCTACTCCACAACCACGATATGAGTGGCACTGCGATAGTAAACCACATGATGGCAATTCTTGCAGGCGTGGATATGGTTGATACTGTTCTTTCTCCACTTGCCTTTGGCTCTTCACATCCAGCAACAGAATCCGTGGTGGCTATGCTTGAAGGCACACCCTTTGACACAGGTCTTGACCTAAGAAAGATAGAGGAATGTGCAGAAATTGCCAAGCAAATACGTAGGAAATACAAGAAGTATGAAACTGAATATGCGGGTGTGAATGCAAAGGTGCTCATACACAAGATACCGGGTGGTATGATTTCCAATATGGTGGCACAGCTCATAGAAGCAAACGCTATAGACAAAATAGAGGAAGCTCTTGCGGAAGTTCCAAACGTAGAAAGGGACCTTGGATACCCACCGCTTCTTACACCTTCTTCTCAAATAGTAGGCGTGCAGGCGGTCCTCAATGTAATATCCGGTGAGAGATATAAGGTGATAACCAAAGAGGTAAGAGACTACGTGGAAGGAAAATACGGAAAGCCACCGGGTCCCATTTCAAAGGAACTTGTGGAAAAGATACTTGGACCTGGAAAAGAGCCAGACTTTTCTGTGCGTGCTGCAGACCTTGCGGACCCCAACGACTGGGACAAGGCATACGAAGAGACAAAATCCCTTCTTGGAAGAGAGCCTACCGATGAAGAAGTGCTCTTGTATGCCCTGTTCCCCATGCAAGCTAAGGACTTCTTTATCGCAAGGGAAAAGGGAGAGCTTGTGCCAGAGCCTATAGAAGAACTTGCGGAAACTACAGAGGTGAAACCCGGCACTGTGCCTGGCGCTGCACCTGTAGAGTTTGAGGTCATATATCACGGTGAAAAGTTTAAGGTGAAGGTGGAAGGTGTAAGTGCCCACACAGAACCCGGCAAGCCCAGAAAATACTACATAAGAGTGGACGGAAGGCTTGAAGAGGTGCAGTTAATGCCTCAACTTGAAGCTGTGCCTTCTGGTGGCGTTCCTCAAGCGGTGACTCAAGCAGAAGCAAAGGGTATACCAAAGGCAAGCCAGCCTGGAGATGCAACCGCACCTATGCCCGGAAGGGTCGTGCGGATTTTGGTAGAGGAGGGTCAACCTGTCAATGAAGGTCAAACGGTAGCCATAGTAGAAGCCATGAAGATGGAAAACGAGATACACGCACCCATTACTGGTATTGTAAAGAAGATATTCGTAAAGCCGGGAGACAATGTAACTCCCGACGATGCCCTTTTGAGGATAGAGCCCGTCAAGCCAGAAGGCGATACTTACGGATAA